Part of the Solanum pennellii chromosome 10, SPENNV200 genome is shown below.
actGTCAGCGGATGACTACTACTATGAAGAGGATTCTTATGTAGTGAATGAGCGGATGTGGGGTTTCCGATcgaacgcccaaggctccaatcaggagaattggcgccaaggtcaaggaaatcaagttcggaactatgggaattacaatATAGAGGGACATTATgtttgagatggaaactacaaccatgacaacaacttcaaccgaggtaactatggtaacaaaaaGGATCGaggtgggccctatgttccgcCGCAAAATCAGGAAGTTGATCCTAGGGATGGTAGAGGTAGTATGGAAGGAGTTGAAGATATGTTAAAaaagatgatgaggaggtttgatgctagtgatgagcacgccaaGGAGCTGAGAGGTGATTTGGCtaatattgggcaaaaggtTGATGCATACGCAGTCTCAGTCAAGCATCTTGTGTTGCAAATAGCCCAATTGTCTACTACGGTGAACCCACGTCAACCGGGTACTCTTCCTAGAAATGCcattcaaaatctgaaaaatgatggacattgcatgGCAGTCACTACTCGGGGGGGGGGGGNCCTAGAAATGCcattcaaaatctgaaaaatgatggacattgcatggcagtcactactgggggggggggggtaagcaaaccattgatccaccctTGCCATCTATAGTAGAAGATGAGGTGACAAaagatgatgaggtagtggaaGCTAGTGGAGAGTTGGTAGACAAAGCggtgaaagaagaagagataccTTAAAAGGTGATGCCcgttcctagaccaccaccaccattcccGCAAATATTGGTGAAGAATACTGAGGacggtaaataccggcgttttattactatgttgaaatagTTTTCCATCAATGttcctttgatagaagctctttaacaaatgcccggttatgccaagtatatgaaagatatggttacaaagaagAGATCAGTAAGTTTTAAGGATGATGAccgaatgcaacattgtagtgctatcgCTACAAAtagaaaattcaataaaaaagtaCATTTGATCgattttttctatattacaGATATGAtctgataaatataaattggttAGAAAAGGGGAAACTTGTACCCAATCTGTGTaaagatttaaataattgtttggTAAAATCTTTACCGAAGGTCCATGGTAATTCCACCAATTGATGAACCAATTTGGGATAGTTTGTTCAAACACTTTTGCACAAATTTTTATAAACCAAGTGTGCTTATGTTTGTCattgttataataaaatattttatggaaGGCTTGAATATAATCCCAATAGGTCAAGTTCATACTTATTTTGTTGACATAAACTTGCCTTTCTTGCATAGTGGATATTCCCCATTCTTCTACAGATATAATCtgtttaataataaatttagagaaGTTATAAACTTCTTTTTCCTGTTCTGAAGTAAAGTGTTGGAATTCCTCACTTCCTGTATGAACTAGAATAGCCTCGTAATATGATCGAGTCTTATAAGATTCTCCGGCGAAATATAACCCCTTTATTAGATACCTTTGGAATATCTTCCAAGGTTCATTACTTCTCTGAATATCAGAGTTTTCCAAAAGAAATATGATTTCTTTGGCAGTTGCTTTTTCAGAGCATTTTTGCATATCGCCCTCTTTTGCTAAAGAAGCATAGGTATCACCTTGCTCTTTTGTTTGCAGATATGCTTGTAATTGCTCATATAATGGGCTATTTGTTGGAATATCCTTTAAATTGATagttgaagatgatgatgatgcctcatcattttttgaattaaCCAGTCTCTTATTTCCCAATATTATAGGGAGAGTGGTTTCTTATAATATGAAAGCTGCTAGATACATGGATTTGGGAGAATCTAGTATGAAAAGTACTAGATTAGAAGAGGTAGATATACCTCTTAATCTTGAGTTATTAAATAAATGGACTATCCCTAAAGTGGATACAAaacttatttatgattatggttGGTTTGATAAACTTTCTTCAAAACAATTGATGAAAACAACTGAGCAGTCTTTTGCTCTTAATTCTGATGAACATGTTATTcgtttattaaataaacaagacgttgatttatataaaactaaatataattGGATGCATATAGTAATGGTTCAAATTGCTTTTAAACCTTTAACTCTTAAAGGGTTACCTGAAACATTTTTAGCTGCTTTAAGAGATgctagaaatttgaattttagacaATCTTTAATGGGTTCAATTGAATCCACTGTAGCATATGGCCcaatatattttaatactcGGCCTAATCGCCAACTGTCTTTATCTGATGCTAATATTCTTGATGCTTTAACATTAAATGTTAAGACTCATGGTTATAATTATGCTCCTGGATCTGAACTTATATGTTTATcttacataatatattataagttattatttacGTTAAATTCTAAAtgtaaattatttgataaatctAATGAAACTATCTTTGTTgaaactaattttataaaatctaaaatcacCAGTAGAAGGCCCATTAAAtgggaagaaattaattttCCAGATAAATGGATTTTAAACTTGGCTGTTTCTCAAAGGCAGGTAGCTGATGAAGCCACTAATAGTGAATATTCTCATATTACTCAAAATCCCGACGGAAGAATTTGTATTGAGTTTAATGAGAAACTTCCTGTTTATAATAGGAGATCATTTTCTGGTTATAAAGATTTGCCGGATATACAACATATTTCCCCTATTAATCCTGATATTCCTACTTACGGATCAGCGAGAAGTAGACCTTTATCTTTGCACACTTTAAGTGATACTATGAGTGCTAGAATAGTGGAAAGGGTAAAAATTGACCCTAACACTAATATTGTGCAAGCAGCAGAAAGGTTGTCGGAATTAGAACCAACTCCATCTGAGATGGACTTTGACGTTAATAAGACGTCGGATCTAAACAGTATTTGAATTATGATGAGTCGTATGACAACCTTTGAGATGACTGAGAGGTCGATCTTCCTCTTCCTCAATTTTTACCCCCTCTGCCACATGCTTGTGACCAAGGAGGAGGGTCATTTCCTCCCATGCTGTAATAACAAACTTATTAgtgataatcaaaataatcatcaaaGTCCAGGTAATAAGGACTAATGACTTCTTCATAATCATGCATAGAAAAGTAGAAATTGTCTTGTATTATTGACAGTATCAGTTTGTCAAGAATTAATTCTTGAATATCTTTTTCTAAAGGGAGTACCTTTAGAATGGTAATTAGAGATCtatcatcaaagaaaaatgcaaaataagACATACTAAAATTTTTTGTCTAGGAGGTTAGATATTCCCTGGATAAGAAGTCTGGGAGGGAATtatcaattctttttttatattgaatttctaAATCAAAAGAGGCTAGTTGGGCCTGCCACCTACCAAAATATTAACTTCGAAGCATCGTGTTTGAAATCTTTATCAAGCATGTATTTAACAGATTGGGCATCtgttctaataaaaaaaatttgattataaaGATCATCTTGAAATTTCAAGACGCATTTAACAATACAAAGcatttcatgtgctatagtcgcATATTTGCACTGGGCTTCAGTCCATTTACCTGAATGAAAACGAATAAGATATTCATGTTTATCATGAGGGTTAACTTGTTTAAGAATCTCTCCATAACCAATATTTGAAGCATCAGTTTCAATAATTTTGGTCCATGTTGGGTTAGCAAGAGTTAAACAAGGTAAGGTTTTAATCCTTTGTTTAATACTTCTAACAAGCGTAGTAAGATTCTCATTCCAAGGGCATTTATTACACTTTTTTAATCTATCTGTCAAAGGTGCAagatctttagacagatttttataaaaagggAAATGTAATTTAAGCTTCCCAAAAATCTTTGTAACATAGTCCTGTCTGTTATAATATCAGGAAACTTTGACGCAAAATCAACAGATCTCTGAATAGGAGTAATTTTCCTTGACAAATTTGATGTCCTAGAAATCGAACATCAGTttgaaataaactcatttttgatTTAGAGATAACTAAACCATTTTGAATAACAATTTTCTTGAAGATCTCaagatgcttaatatgagattCAAGAGTTTTTGAATAaactaaaatatcatcaatataaacaattataaaatcCATATATGgattaaaatatcattcataatcTTCTGAAATTCAGACGACGCGTTTTTCAAACCGAATGGCATATCATTCCATTCATATTGGCCAAAAGAAACATTGAAAGCAGTTCGATAAGTATGTTCCTTAAAAATCTGAATTTGCCAATATCCTGACtttaaatcaaatttagaaaatatattagcaTCATATAACCTtgataaaatatcttttttattcgGAATAGGATATCTAatccattttaaatttttgtttaaaggTTTATAGTTTATAACTAACCTGGGAACACCTCTTTCTTGTTCTGCAGCTTTATTTACATAAAAAGAAGTACAAGACCAAGGAGATTTTGAAGGCTTTATCAATCCTTTCTgtaataaattatcaatttcttttttacaaaaatccACTAATTCAATATTCATTTGGCAGTGGCGAGATTTAGTGGGAATATCATTTTcagaaaaattatctttatatgGCAGAGTAACAATATGCTTTTTCCTGTCCCAAAAAGCACTTGGATGGTCTGCACAAATGTCAGCTGCCATTTTTCcagaaatcaatttaattttttcttgtattttagtGATCGAATAGATTCTGAAATATTCGTGCTATATATTTCCATTCGTAAAGAATAAATATGTTCTGTTTTAAATGGATTAAAGAGTTAATATCTATAATGATTGGTTcagttataaattcaaaattaatggtATGACCATTATAATTCGCTGAAAAACCTTTTgcatttaaatttgaaaaaggaTAGATAGCATTTATAAAAGGAGTTCCGAGAATTATCGGAGGATGGAATTGatttttaactaaaaagaaaaaatgaggaATACAGACTTTACTCTGACAAATACAAGTATTAGACAACTTATACTTTATGTCTAAAGCATGATTAGATGCAGATTTAACAATATgagttgttttttcaaaaaacctTGAAGGAATTAATCCTTCCTGAATGCAACTAACATCTGCAGCACTATCAATCATAGCAATACTAGttactttaaaatcattattaactAGAATGGTACAATTAATATACCAACGATGTGCAGTAACAATCTGCATCATTCCAAGAAAACTATTAGGTTTAGAACTAAGAGATTCATCTATCTCTTCGTCTACAACTGCCTTACCTTTGTCAGTAAGATGAGTCGAAGaaatatctttttcattttctaactGCGAAATTCTATGATTATTAatcatttgattttgttttaaagatttaatctcttttttaagttttcaaCTTCATGTTTCAAATCATCAAAAGAAGTATCTCTGGTTTTGACAATATCTTGCCCTTTCTTTTCAAGACGAGAAAAGACTTCCTGCAAAGAATAAGGGCTAGGGTTATAATTTAAAGTTTCACTCTTCTTTggtttttcaaaagattttgaagaagagGTTTGAGAAGAAGCCatttccaaaattttatttctaagattttcatcagaaacatcttttaaaagttcaatGACATTATCAGAAGATATCATATGAAGATTGAAGTCTGTAAATTGAGACTGTAATTTATCTAAATTTGATTCTTCTATTTGAGACTGNNNNNNNNNNNNNNNNNNNNNNNNNNNNNNNNNNNNNNNNNNNNNNNNNNNNNNNNNNNNNNNNNNNNNNNNNNNNNNNNNNNNNNNNNNNNNNNNNNNNNNNNNNNNNNNNNNNNNNNNNNNNNNNNNNNNNNNNNNNNNNNNNNNNNNNNNNNNNNNNNNNNNNNNNNNNNNNNNNNNNNNNNNNNNNNNNNNNNNNNNNNNNNNNNNNNNNNNNNNNNNNNNNNNNNNNNNNNNNNNNNNNNNNNNNNNNNNNNNNNNNNNNNNNNNNNNNNNNNNNNNNNNNNNNNNNNNNNNNNNNNNNNNNNNNNNNNNNNNNNNNNNNNNNNNNNNNNNNNNNNNNNNNNNNNNNNNNNNNNNNNNNNNNNNNNNNNNNNNNNNNNNNNNNNNNNNNtttttttaagttttcaacTTCATGTTTCAAATCATCAAAAGAAGTA
Proteins encoded:
- the LOC107001217 gene encoding uncharacterized protein LOC107001217, giving the protein MAADICADHPSAFWDRKKHIVTLPYKDNFSENDIPTKSRHCQMNIELVDFCKKEIDNLLQKGLIKPSKSPWSCTSFYVNKAAEQERGVPSMGGNDPPPWSQACGRGGKN